TGTCTGTTCTTAGGCCAAGCTTTCTCCTTGCTGTATTAGGGGggcttccctctctccccttccctgctctTGCTGGTTATCTAGGTCTGCTGGTGCTGTTACAGTATCCTCATAACTCTTCTGTGTGGGGTCAAATGGCTCCTAAATTCTGGTATGGAGGAAAGATATAACATCTTATGCCAGAATACTTTGAAGAGTGATATTTGTATCCTGATGGTTGTCTGAGCCATGGGGTGCTTACAACTACTCTCTACCTAACAGAAGCCCTGGTAGGGAAGAATTCCCAGATACTCCAGATCCTGGCTTTCCCCTTTTCCCAGCACCAGTCTTCTTGGAGGAACTGTAGGTTTTGAACTGCTACTGCCATTTCATCTGCCTCCTTAACTCCTTGGGCTCACTTTGCTTTTGGTAGGCCCCATGGTGCAGATGGCACAAGTCCATATAATAAACAAGTGCATGGCTAATCAGCCCCTTACAGGCTCCAAGTGAAGGACACTGCAATTGAGTAATGCAGTCATCTCACTTGTTCTGAAATGGCAGTGGACTCTTTGGAGGGCAGCAGGGAATACTCCCCTCTGCCATGGGCTGGTCGTTGCTTGGGCTTTGCAGTGGACTGGGTGCATTCATTCTCCCAAACACCACAGGAGGAGGCAGAACTGCAGCCTGGCACTGTGGTTTGAACTGCAGGACTCCCATGAGGACAGAGAGACCACAAATACAACTGTGCTGAGCACAACAGAGTTGTTACcttttcatttgctcttttccagaaGCAACCCAGAATAAACACCATTGCCACTGGGGGCTGCAGATAGGAGCTGATTGACTGGATGTAAATAAAGAGCTGCCCTCCCTGGCCAGCCTGTACCAATGGGATCCACAGGACAGATACCACAGTGAGCAGCAGCACAAAGACCCTGTGCAAGAAAAAGATGCTGTTATTGTTAGCTCAGACCTTTCTTTCACAATTGTTCAGATTGCACATCTCCTATTGAGAGCTCTTATAATAAGAAGGCCTTTACTCCAGTCCTCCAACAAACCTGTGTGATATGTTTCTTCCCAGAATTCAGCCCTTGCTCGCCTATGTTGGATCCCTTGCCCATTTTGCAGCACCACTCAGGTTTCCCCAGGCATCCTCTCTGGCTGTTCAGTTCATGCCTGTGCTTGTGTATCTTGGTGCTATGAAATCTTGGTTTTGCTCTACTTGTGTTGACTGCCTAAGCCAGATTCTCCCCTACCCATCTAATGAGAAGAGTGCAAGAGTGGCTTTAAACAAAAATGTCTGACATACAAGAGTCAAATtctctcattttttcccatttgatGTGGAGCAATAGCTACTGAAGATACTATATGGGGGCAGCAGGGAACAAGGTGTGCGGAGAGGTTCCTCTAATACTCAGATTCTGATACAGTATGGCATGTCCTTGTTTTCCTTACCTGCCAATGATCATGAGCTCCCACTCGGAACAGCGAGGCCGTAAGATTTTCCAGAGGTCCATGGTGAAAATGGTACTGGCGCTATTAAAGATGGAAGTCAAGGAGGACATAAGAGCTGCTATCATCACTGACATCATCAGGCCCCTAAGTCCTGAAAGCAAAGGGAGAAGTACAGCCACTCAAAGGACAGTGCAGGTAAAGACCATGTGTAGGAAGGTCAGGCATCTTCATGAACAAAACCTCTCAGATAAAAACTTGCCACTTCCTTCCTTTGTTCTGACGGTACAGCCCACACCAGGGCCTCGGGAGTCTCGGGCAGCAAGGGGATTCACCGGCACAGGGACTCAGGCTGCTTCCTCTCTGAACTGGGACTGCAGAGTCATTGCTGGCTGACTGAGGGGTGGCTGACTTGTAGAGAAAGCACAAACCTATTTGTTCACTGTTCCGTGATTATGTTCCCTTTGGCGTGTCTCAGTACACTTGGCTTTGCAGCTCTCAGTCCTTAGAGGACTTGCTACAGCCTGGAGATGGAACTGGATGTGCTGCATGTGGGATACATTGCTTCTCAGCTAGGGATAGATGGCAGATAGATGGAACCGTTGTAACCAGTCTGGACTCCTGAATAACTCCAGCTGTAGGATGTCCCTGAATTCTTCTCTGAACTAGAACAGAccttaaaaaatgattttaaaatggcCAGTGATAGGGAGGTCCTGTGTACATTGCTTTAACAGTTGATTTTTCTCATTGTTAAATATCTGCTCTTGATCTTTCATCTGAATTTGACTGGATACTGGATCTTCTCCTATCTCTCTTGTTGCATGCTGTCTCTTACCACTGTCTCATCAAGCCCAATATATACCCTACTGAAATTATAGTTGCAGGGTACTTTCCTCTTTGAACATTTCTCACAGATATGCTTCCATTGTCTTTGAACATTTCTCACAGATAACTGATCTATCCATGCCAGCACTGATACCAAGCTCCTTACCTACAGGCAGAAGTTCTATGACCAGCTTAGGGTAAGCAATATCAGAACAGCCGGATGGATTGCCACAGACTTTCTGACAAATTTCTGAGTCCGCACAAGCCACCAGTTCTAAAAGAAGCAAGTGAGAGGCAATATTCAGTAATCACCAGAAAGAAATGTATCTAAACTATAAGCTAGTCTACTGAATGTTGTAAAATGTTCTTTAAGTGAGATACTGGATATTGGAAAGCTTGGAAATCTTCCAGCAAATAATGCAGGACCATGTCAACACAGTGAGAGAAGAGCAGCACTGggcttccccctttttcctttttcttcttccatgcaAAAGATACTATCAATAGAAGTAGCTGACCTGTCTTGTATGTCTGCTTCTCTCGGAATGTTGCTCATTTGAGAATTAAGGCTATCAACCCACTTTTGGCACACCTCTAGGATAGGAATATGCACATATTCCCACCTAATGAGCAGTTTACAGCATTCAGGGATTGTAAAGGTGGTATATTAGGTGGTATATCAGGATTTCTCTGAGTGCCTCGAACTTGAATTCCTGGAAGAGTAACATTTTGGGTGCAGGAGGGGCCTGAGTGCATGCTCAGAATGCAGAAAAGCAGCTACAGGTAGCAAGCTCAGAATAGATCAGCAGGATTGCTGTGAGAAAGGTTGATAGCAAACTTCTCTAGCACACATAGCAGTGCATTTTGAAAGCAGATGTCTAGGGTCTCCTGCATGAGGATGTGCTGTTTGTAATTGAAGGAAAATTTCTTCATATTTCGGGCATTTGATGCATTTCAACCTTTTAACTTATTCCGTAGAGCCTGTTCCAGCCCCAAATAGTAGTCGCAATCAGTGACAAATAGAGGGAACAGTTCTCTCCTTCAGCACTTACCTGGGAAGAGAATCCGGCTGATCATGCCTGGCATTACCATCATAAAGAGGGGCAAAATTTTCAAGTAGGAGGTCATCAGGGAGCCTCCTTTGGCATGAGAGAGGTTTTTAGCAGCAAGGGACCTTTGAACGATGACCTAGAAATTAAGAAATCTGTTTGGTCCACTGTCTTGCAGAGAGTAGCTAGCTGTAGATGATGTGGTGCTGATTTCTGTTTGCAGCTGGCCATGCAATCTCTGGCAGTGCGGTGTGTTACTCCAGAGCAGGAGTTCACTCTCAACTGCACAGGAAGAATAAGCACGCTGTCTGTTACTGTCGTAACATCTGCAAGGTGGGGAATGCTCTTTACTCCACACTCAACAGAAACTTATGGCTGGATCATCTACTACTCTCTGGCGCAGACTTCCTGCATTATTTACTTGTGTATTTTGTTCTTCTCTAAACTATTGAAATCTGAGAAGGATGAAAACAGAGCCTGGCTGTGTCTTCATAATTCCTGCTTCAGATTCTCTGTGTCTTACGGGAATGTAGACCTGGAAGGCACTTTTTGTGTCATCAAATCCAAGCCCTTGTTTATGCAGTATACCGTGGTATGTCATCTCTTTCTTAAACTAATCACACTCCATcttagaattttcttttcatcttcttttgTTGGGGGCCTCCCTGACCTGGTAACTTTCTTTTAAGTTCAGTAGCCCTTCTGTCAAACCAGAGCCTTAAACTAGCAAAATGAGTTAGATAAAAGAATACTACACGGACATCAGAAGATTGTTTGGGGCTTCACTTTTGCTGGCTCTGATGTTCTCACTAGGAGTGATGCCTGTCGGTCCCCTGGAAAGTTGAAAGAGTGTGAATTCACAAGTGATTCACAAGAAGTGAAAGGCTAGAGTTCAAAAACTTTCTAGACTGTGAATTAGACTGGGAttaacacccccccacacacacacacacacacactctctccctcctttttgtGTTGAAATTATTCCCGAAACTCTTAGTTGTGCATATCCAACTTTGCTGCTTTGGGTTTGAAACCATCAAATTTTACTGAATTCCtatcagaaatagaaaaacagtCCAGATTTTATCACAAATTTGAGGTTTGTAATTGGATTCTAGCACGCAATAACATGTTCTTGAAACCAAACAAAAGAgctaattttaataaataatcaGTAACATACCTGATCTGTACACCAGTACCACAGAGATGGGATGGTCATTCCTATCAAAACTCCTGGCCAAGGAAGATCAGAGGTAATAGGATCTCGAAAAATGTGAAAAGCATCTTCTCTTGGTAAACCACAGCTACTGTTTTCCTTGCGGTTGCTAGGAATGGCATCAAAGTATTTTGTCTGCAAACCTTCAAGGCCGCCAACTTCAACAAAGCCTAAAATAGATCATAAGAAGTAGTTATCACATTGTAACAGATTTGTACTCTTATTTTCAGTCTCCGTAGTTTGCTACGGGTGATTCTCCACAAGCATTCTTTAAAATCAGAATCTATTGACTTTAACATGGGGTGGATGATATCTTAATACTGTAAGTCTGCCGACTAGAGAAGCTGCTTGTTCCTCTATAGTATTATTTAAGAATGTAGTTCTTCTTTAGATACTTTTCATGGACTAGTGCATTTTTACCACATAAAGAACTAATGGAAGATTATTTTTATGCACATACATTTTTAACAGGAACATATATAAAAAACAGTTCACAGAATATCAATTAAATAATCTGTTGTAATGATCAAACATGTTTGTAGTATTTGATAAAGCATCTATCATAGTTTTAGCAATAAAACCCCGGGGAAATACTCACTGAAGATCATGAGAGTCACAGCCCCAATCAGCATGATGAAAGTTTGCAGAGCATCTGTATATATTACAGCTGCCAGGCCACCTATAGAAAAGAGAGTAGCCACAAACTGTGGGAAATTGGATTTGTTCTGTGTCATAGCatctcacaattaaaaaaaaaatttgaccaATAGTGTAATCTGAGAACCTTGCCTGGCATGCTATCATGTTCTGTAGAGTGTTTTGACCATGTTGTGGTATAGTTTGACCAACGCCTGTGCATGACACTTTGGCTGAAATATCTCTTGTTTTGAATCATAATGAGTCACCCTTTGTCACTAGAAAGACAAAGTCCAGTATGAATACTTCTACGGGAAATGCTTGGGAAAGCTCCCAGACAAAACCCAAGCTGAATAAGGAGGGAAAAGGGGATCTTTACAAGCCACATGACCAGGGGTGAGCACTGGGAAAGGAGAAACCTTTATttgtttgggatttgcttcttaCACCATGCGTGGCTTTTTTCCATTTGGCCACTCATAAGCTGTGAAAGGGCACCCAAGCATTCACAGTGCTCTCCGCATTACACTGTTCATTATGTCAAACACTCATACCTCCAGAAAGCCCAGAGGGAAAAAGTATTGTACGAATGCCTTGCGTACAGTTTTTCCTTATGCCAGGGCATATATCCATGTGTAGTATGGCCTTATAAATGGTATTCATTTACTCCTACCTGGTGAGTAATTTTTCTGAAAGGTGAATTatcaattgcttttttttctgttgtccaTACTCATGGCAAAGAACAGACTGCACGGAAAATACAGGACTTCTGTCACAAGCATGAGGATGCATGGTACATTGTATGAATATACTCAGCTCACTAAGTAGGATGTGTAATGCTGCATAATGTCTTGCATGATCTGAAACTCAGTGACGTACCTGCAGCAGTGTAAATGGCTGTGATTGCCAGCAAGCCTATAACAGCGACGTAGAGGTCCCAGTGTAAGGCTTGCTGAATGAAGAGGGCCCCAGCATACATATCAACCTAGTGAAAAGGATAGTTATCACAGTTGCAATGATGATATTGCTATGCCCCTCTAAGTTGGTAGCGCGAGGAAGCATGAATGTTAAGCTGAccaagctgctgcttttagtGAGACCAGCTTGGTCTCTTACTACTGGTGGCTCCCCGACTTCCCTCGATGTCATCTCCAAATGGCACATCCCTCTGCAGCCCCAACTCCTTCCTCCTGTACATTAAAACCAGGCTTAGTTTGCTGTTTAGATTTTATTATTAGTGGcttggggggatggggatgaaACTGTCCCAAGAAGAGTACTTGTATGGGCTGGGTTAGCTTCTCTTCCCCAGAGCAATGAACAGACAGCTGAGAAGTCAGTGAGCTGACTGGGTAGAGCTGCACAGGCTGAAAACTGGAGCACCCTTATGTGCAAACACTCCCCCGGGATTTCTTATGGCCTGCCACCAATCAGAGCTCAGAAGTTTGCCATAATGTGAATTCCTTTCTGATGACACAGTGACAGAGATTGCTGCTGACAGTGAACTGATGAGTATCCTCAGGGCTCAACTCAGCAGCCACCTTGTCCTGCAACTACGTGAAAATGCTGCGTTTTAGAACTTTAGGATAAGCAAACTGCAGAACATGGAAAGACAGATATAAGGGCATCTGAGCGATCCATTTTCTCTCTCAGGAATCATATCATTAGAGATTTGCATcaaatgtctgatttttttctaaaaagagcACCCAAGTCTAGCTGCAAGGTGCCCAGAGGAACACTGTGAGTAGTGTCAGTTTCGAAAGGAGCGTAAGCAGGCACGTGTCAGACTGCTCATCCCGCTTTGGCCCTGTACATAAAGGAAAAACACTGGCAGGGACTGTTCTGATTTTACCAATTCGTGCACTGTTGCATAGTTAATAAATAGCTAGTAAGGTGTTGCACAAGGGTTGATTCAGTTATTTATTCAAGGCACTTTATCAAACAGGAGCAATAAATTACTAAACTCCTTTCACATGAAGGCATATCAACACTTACATTGTCATTCGTCTTGCATACAACAGTGTTTGGTATCTATGCAGGGAATAAATATACAAAGGCAATAAACCAGGTAAACTAGCCAGACATAGGAAATCTAACAGCAAACACATCCATGCTGACCACTTAACTTTTGAATGGATTATTGCTCAGTATATTAACCCTTAGCTTTCCCTCCTGCTGTAGCAAGCATGCAGATccttcatgagaaaaaaaaataactctttGTTTAGCTTCTCAAAATAATTATAGTCTATCTTCCTTAGGTATTTTTGTAATACGCCCTTCTCTGTTACTATGAAGAAGGGCCAATAGTTGCATTTCTCAGTCTCACTGATTAGAACACACTTTCAAAGTGAATTTAATTCAgcctgctttaatttttttctacttaCTGATATTTTGGTGAAGATATAGATGAATAAGTAGAGAATTGCTAGGAATATCTGAATTCTTTTGCCTCCAAAACGTTTCTGCAAGTACTCAGGCATGGTAGTAACCTATGTGAGAGAAAATGCTGTTAGAGAAGGTGCTATACAGTTACCCCCATAAACTGCAGAAGGCTCATTCACAGCACCAGGGTGGAGGTGGGTAGTTCACACTGAGAGAAGACCAGAATGTTCCTGTCAGTTGCACTGTTTTGGTATTTGGTTCTCAGCTGCCCACTTACGCCAGCGTAACAGCTTAGCAAACACTGACTTTGCTATAATGGCTCTGTATAAACTATGATATGAGGGTCTGCATCTCCTTGGAAGATGGTGCAACGCTATTCACTTTATTCCTGGCTTTATCTGAATCCTGGCCCCCATGCCTGAGCCCCTCCTGCTGTCCCCAGGCAACATCTAATCTGCAGGGCCCTGGTCCTGTAATAGTCCGGACCATAGACCAGTCTAGTGCACCATGGTTTGCTCTCAGCCTTCCAGAAGAAACATGGGTGCACTAGGGAATAGTTAAACCCATGAGCCAAACAGGTGGTGTAAAAATCAGCAAATTGTTGATGTACATGAGGCATCCCATTTACTTACTCCTGCTGCTATATAAATTGGAAGGAATAGCCAGGCCAGCACCAAAACGGAAAACATCCCCTGcaaaacaaatagaaatgaagGTCAAAGATGCTGATCATTGCTGTGATCTGGTGGATTAAATACATACACCCTGGAGACACAGGGGCTGTTAGCCCGCAGAGGCCTCCAACCACTAACAGCTAGTGGCAACTTCTAGCTCACGCAGTAGGAGACTGAGCCTTTGGAGCTGCCAGATCTAGACCCTCCCGTGGTGATGTGTGGGTATTCAGTGAGGAGTTACCATATGCAGCATGAAGACAACTATGGGGTCCTGCGTAGTCACCAGTTTGATTCTATACTTACCCAAAGGTGACTTTGCCCGATGGTAACATGTCAGAGGACTGGATGTCTCCTATCCTCTAGTAAAGAGATACAGCTGATGGAGGGCCCTTGCTCAGATATTGAACAGACCCGAACAACTGTAGTTCAAAATTATGTAATACGGAAACAGCTTTGTGCTCTCATAGAGCTGCAGGTGGATATATGTTAGTGCCACATGTAACGACCCCAGCCAGCTTCCAGCATTCTTGAGACGTGCTTCTGCCATGCCACACTCACGTTCCACTCGTAGGCTGTTGCAGCAATTCCTGATGCTGCTCCTGACCCAGCCAGACCTATGAAGTGGCCACTTCCAACATTGCTAGCAAATAGGGATGCACCCACCTGGAGAAAGAAACAGTAAGTCAGATCGGGCCTTGGCATGAAGCATTATTCTCAGGCCTGGTGTTGGGCAAGGATATAAACAGGGTGGGTTGGTGCTCCAGTGCATGCATCAGCCCCTGTGCATTCATTCCACAGAGATTATACAGTGACCCTGTACCCTCATGCATGACTACAAGGGACATGAAATCCTTTTCACCCTCTGTCACCTTCTTTTTTTACCTATTAGCTCAGTGGCACTGGCACCTTCCTCCAGGTTCTTTCATTCCTTCATTGCCTGTTGCTCATTTGTGGGCATGTTTAGGACCATCCTACTTTCAAATCAGTGTCTAATCTTTCACGCAGGAGCAAAGCAGCAGATGAAGGTAACAAATGGAAATGTCAGGTCATCAAACCCTTATTAACACATACTGACTTACCAGACCAACCTCAAATGAAACACCCCACCTAGCAGACTGGCTCAATGTAAAGCTGCGTCCGCCCCAGCGACATAACAGTTAATTCCTGGAAATCTCCAAATCAAAGCATGCCAAAACAGATAGGCTTTACAAGCCACCAAGTAGGATCTCGCAGGGGGCCAGAGCTGTGACAGATATATTGCAGCAGCTCCATTTCCCCAGTCTTgaatatggaaaaaaagatgGTATTATAACTGGACCTTTGCAAAACA
This region of Dromaius novaehollandiae isolate bDroNov1 chromosome 14, bDroNov1.hap1, whole genome shotgun sequence genomic DNA includes:
- the SLC5A11 gene encoding sodium/myo-inositol cotransporter 2 isoform X1, yielding MEITSSTPSSVTPEWDAFPQRTLDAVDIIVLVLYFVFVLAVGLWSMWKTQRSTVKGYFLAGGEMVWWPVGASLFASNVGSGHFIGLAGSGAASGIAATAYEWNGMFSVLVLAWLFLPIYIAAGVTTMPEYLQKRFGGKRIQIFLAILYLFIYIFTKISVDMYAGALFIQQALHWDLYVAVIGLLAITAIYTAAGGLAAVIYTDALQTFIMLIGAVTLMIFSFVEVGGLEGLQTKYFDAIPSNRKENSSCGLPREDAFHIFRDPITSDLPWPGVLIGMTIPSLWYWCTDQVIVQRSLAAKNLSHAKGGSLMTSYLKILPLFMMVMPGMISRILFPELVACADSEICQKVCGNPSGCSDIAYPKLVIELLPVGLRGLMMSVMIAALMSSLTSIFNSASTIFTMDLWKILRPRCSEWELMIIGRVFVLLLTVVSVLWIPLVQAGQGGQLFIYIQSISSYLQPPVAMVFILGCFWKRANEKGAFWGLVIGLLLGFIRLVLDFIYPEPQCGETDIRPGVVKYMHYLYFSMVLSAISTVTVLVVSMLTEPPSEEMISRLTWFTRGDLPVKQDLAVSTSPDAGNGVCEAERPAFQIDISIASENSTNDNKCTTNTKKSSKLMTIFLWLCGMERKQENSENMVPTKPEPPVASLDEKPLVKHILNINLIICVCAGLFLWAYFA
- the SLC5A11 gene encoding sodium/myo-inositol cotransporter 2 isoform X2: MEITSSTPSSVTPEWDAFPQRTLDAVDIIVLVLYFVFVLAVGLWSMWKTQRSTVKGYFLAGGEMVWWPVGASLFASNVGSGHFIGLAGSGAASGIAATAYEWNGMFSVLVLAWLFLPIYIAAGVTTMPEYLQKRFGGKRIQIFLAILYLFIYIFTKISVDMYAGALFIQQALHWDLYVAVIGLLAITAIYTAAGGLAAVIYTDALQTFIMLIGAVTLMIFSFVEVGGLEGLQTKYFDAIPSNRKENSSCGLPREDAFHIFRDPITSDLPWPGVLIGMTIPSLWYWCTDQVIVQRSLAAKNLSHAKGGSLMTSYLKILPLFMMVMPGMISRILFPELVACADSEICQKVCGNPSGCSDIAYPKLVIELLPVGLRGLMMSVMIAALMSSLTSIFNSASTIFTMDLWKILRPRCSEWELMIIGRVFVLLLTVVSVLWIPLVQAGQGGQLFIYIQSISSYLQPPVAMVFILGCFWKRANEKGAFWGLVIGLLLGFIRLVLDFIYPEPQCGETDIRPGVVKYMHYLYFSMVLSAISTVTVLVVSMLTEPPSEEMISRLTWFTRGDLPVKQDLAVSTSPDAGNGVCEAERPAFQIDISIASENSTNDNKLMFSDRL
- the SLC5A11 gene encoding sodium/myo-inositol cotransporter 2 isoform X4, producing the protein MEITSSTPSSVTPEWDAFPQRTLDAVDIIVLVLYFVFVLAVGLWSMWKTQRSTVKGYFLAGGEMVWWPVGASLFASNVGSGHFIGLAGSGAASGIAATAYEWNGMFSVLVLAWLFLPIYIAAGVTTMPEYLQKRFGGKRIQIFLAILYLFIYIFTKISVDMYAGALFIQQALHWDLYVAVIGLLAITAIYTAAGGLAAVIYTDALQTFIMLIGAVTLMIFSFVEVGGLEGLQTKYFDAIPSNRKENSSCGLPREDAFHIFRDPITSDLPWPGVLIGMTIPSLWYWCTDQVIVQRSLAAKNLSHAKGGSLMTSYLKILPLFMMVMPGMISRILFPELVACADSEICQKVCGNPSGCSDIAYPKLVIELLPVGLRGLMMSVMIAALMSSLTSIFNSASTIFTMDLWKILRPRCSEWELMIIGRVFVLLLTVVSVLWIPLVQAGQGGQLFIYIQSISSYLQPPVAMVFILGCFWKRANEKGAFWGLVIGLLLGFIRLVLDFIYPEPQCGETDIRPGVVKYMHYLYFSMVLSAISTVTVLVVSMLTEPPSEEMVQLIPKRALS
- the SLC5A11 gene encoding sodium/myo-inositol cotransporter 2 isoform X3, which gives rise to MEITSSTPSSVTPEWDAFPQRTLDAVDIIVLVLYFVFVLAVGLWSMWKTQRSTVKGYFLAGGEMVWWPVGASLFASNVGSGHFIGLAGSGAASGIAATAYEWNGMFSVLVLAWLFLPIYIAAGVTTMPEYLQKRFGGKRIQIFLAILYLFIYIFTKISVDMYAGALFIQQALHWDLYVAVIGLLAITAIYTAAGGLAAVIYTDALQTFIMLIGAVTLMIFSFVEVGGLEGLQTKYFDAIPSNRKENSSCGLPREDAFHIFRDPITSDLPWPGVLIGMTIPSLWYWCTDQVIVQRSLAAKNLSHAKGGSLMTSYLKILPLFMMVMPGMISRILFPELVACADSEICQKVCGNPSGCSDIAYPKLVIELLPVGLRGLMMSVMIAALMSSLTSIFNSASTIFTMDLWKILRPRCSEWELMIIGRVFVLLLTVVSVLWIPLVQAGQGGQLFIYIQSISSYLQPPVAMVFILGCFWKRANEKGAFWGLVIGLLLGFIRLVLDFIYPEPQCGETDIRPGTTNTKKSSKLMTIFLWLCGMERKQENSENMVPTKPEPPVASLDEKPLVKHILNINLIICVCAGLFLWAYFA